TAACGGAAAACCTGCCAGGGAGAATCTTTTTTCAAGAATGAGTTATCTGACGCCACTATTTATTTCTACCTTTCATTCACTCCCTAATTTCGCTTCTTACTCAATGAGAATAAATGAACAATGGGTATCTAAACCTCTTTATGAGTTATTTGATATACTTATTGTGGATGAGGCGGGGCAGGTGTCTCCTGAAGTTGGTGTTCCGGCATTCAGTTTGGCAAAGAAAGCAATTGTTGTTGGCGATGTCTATCAGATAGAACCCGTTTGGAATGTTCGGAATGATAATATTGACAAAGGAAATCTCAAGGAAGCCAATCTATTATTGCAATATTCCTTCGACCATTTAAAAGAAAAAGGTGTTCTGTGTTCTTCCGGAAATTTGATGTTTTTGGCTCAGCATGCTTCTGATTATTCACAGGTTGACGGTTTTAACGGCACGCTATTAACGGAACATAGGAGGTGTGTGAATGAGCTCATTGCATTTAGCAATGATTTTGTCTATAACAACACACTTCGCCCCATGGTGGGTAGCTCAAAAGGAGTTAGCTATGAGAGTGAGGAGTCTTCAATTTTTATACCCCCGCTAGCTTATATCCATATAGCCGGAGATTCCACCAACCATTTTTCAGGAAGCCTTCAAAATAAACAGGAGGCAGAGGCCATCGCCAAATGGATAGCGCGATATGGCGATATCATTACGACCTCAATTAATAAAGAAAAGCCGAGCGATGAGCATAAAAATATAGAAGATTGCCTGGCTATAGTCACCCCATTTTCAGCACAGAAAACGGAAATAAAAAAGGCATTAAAAAAGTATAATGTAAGCGTTAAAATAACCGTTGGTACGGTCCATGCCTTACAGGGAGCAGAAAAGACCATTATTATATTCTCGTCTACCTACGGTAAGAACCATAATGGAAATCTTTTTTTTGACAATGGCCCAAACATGTTAAATGTTGCCTTAACAAGAGCCAAACAGCATTTCATTGTGATGGGGAATATGCGGTTATTCAATCCCACGAATACAATGAAGCCATCAGGTGCCTTAGCTCATTACCTTTTTTCAAGCGCTAAAAACGAACTGTCTTCTTCATTCCTGTATGATGATGTCACTATTCAATCTGAATATCGGGTAAATACGATTGAGAAACATCGAGCATGTTTAAAGAGAGCATTTGAACAGGCTCAAAGAAGAATAGTAATTGTATCGCCATATATATCACAGCTAGCAATAGAGGCAGACGACATAATCGATAAGATTACCAAACTAGCTGAAAGCATAGAAATATTAGTTTACACTGATAAATTTTTAGACCAACCAAATGGACAATTAAAGGAAAATGCGCGAAAAGGAAGACAGGCCCTGGAAGATGTCGGCGTAACGTTGAAAATTCTAAATGGAATCCATAATAAAGCGTTGGCTATTGATGACTATGAATTAATAGAAGGTTCCTTTAACTGGCTTTCGGCAGTACGCGACAGAACGAATCAGTATTACCGACATGAGGTCTCACAGATTATAAGAGAAGAGGAAGCCCTTATACAGATCAAGCAGTTATTGGAAGAACTTAAGGCGATTGAAGAAAAAGGGTGATGAAATGTAAGACTAAGCAGAAGACGCTGATTGACCGTATTGTTTTCCATCACTTCTGCTTACACTCAACTCTTCTTTTAGACAAAGTGACAATGATTCTTCTCTATAATGCGTAAGGTTTGTGAACTGTAAGGTCAATTTAGACCAACATTGGCAACCGTTTCTGATCACCTTCAAGAAGCTAATCCACAATTATTTGCCTTGACTTAAGGTTTTTTAGTTGTATTTTTTCGTATCTTATAATCATTAAATGATTCCGAAATGATTGCAAGATTCTCCTTAAAAAATTTGAATGTTAATAAACATTACGAAGCTAAAAGTGATGAAACTATGTTGCTTTCTAATTTTAAAATTAATATTTTAGTCTCCGACATAGGGAATTTCCAAACAATGAAAATAACCTACTCTAACCTCTTATTGGATAAGTGCTCCTTCTTTAATCTCGGTTTCACATTGAATATTATAAGGCCTGTCGTTTTTCCGTATATGGATATATATTGTTGTTACTACGGAAAATCGGATGCGGTTTACCGATTCGGACCGACCACTATTGCCGCGATGGAAAACTGGCACTGAGCTCTTTGTGAACGGTTGTATTCCCTTAATGAAAAAGATCCACTTGTCTGGGAGATAAAATCGAAAATTATTACTTGGAAAAATCAATGTAAACAAGAAACTTCCACTGATAACGTATGACTCAATCCACTAATCCGGTTCATACATTAAAACACTTTCAAGTAACCCCAATAATCAATTCGTCAGACTATAGTTTATTCAATACGAAAAAATCAGCCAAAAACGAAAAATCAAAGCAATTTATTGTAAATTGGTATTTTTATAGGCTGGCCAGTAATGATCAACGATGTTAAACCAATTAACTTTACAGTTATTCGATAGGGAGTTTCAGGTAAGATTTCGTATTCGAATAAGTTGTAGCTAAAATTCTAAAGTTTCGTGAGATCAATATACTGTTACTTAAAGTTTACATACTAAAAAGATCTTTATGATTTAAATCTCTATAGATTGGATATTCCGCACCAAAGTACACCACTTTTCCGCACCAATATGGTTCTTCCCCACTTTTGGTGGTTACGAAGGAGCTAGTATCAGCCTTTTCTCCAGTAAGCGAAGTGAGCAACGTCCATACATCTGTCTTTTCAGGGTCTTTAACTTATTCACGTTTCCTTCAACCGGGCCGTTGCTCCATGGTAGATCGAATGCATTTTTGATTGCCGCGAAATCTTGTCGGAGCCCTTTTGCAAAACCACATAATTCCGGGATCGAGGAATCACTTACGCTCTGTATCCAATCCTGTAAGCCCGAGCTAGATTGATCTTTAAACATCATTTGACGGAATTGTCTTATAAAAAATAGCGATTGCTTCAATACAGCTGAGGCCGTACAGAGCTGATTCAATATATTCGATTCATCCCCAGAAAGTTTTTTGGGATCATTGAAAAAGAGCATAGCACTTCTCGATGGTCTCCAGAGACTGAGATCCGAGGGCAACACAGTTTTTATTCCCTTTTTCTTACCCATTGCCAGACTATGCCTGGCCAGCCCGTCGGATAAGGTAGAGTATGCACCCTGATATCCGCGGCCTTTAAGTTCAGTATGTAATTGTCTTAGCTGGATTGCCGGATTTTCTGCTTTCCTTTTCTTTATATAACCAAGGTGTTCCTCCAGCCCTGTCGGTGAGATGTACGTTTTTCGCGGAAGTTCCTCGCAGTGTTTATATTTTCTGACCGTTATACGGCTCATCTTAAACCTTCTGGCTATTTCCCTGATCGGAATGTCCTGTTGTAACAATCGCTTCACCTCCCGGAACTTTTCCTGCTGACGTGGCGAAGCCATACTTTTCAATATGCGTGGAGATGCATGACTTATTTCACTTTGGCTGTCCCTTACTCTTTTCATGGCTGCGTGTTCCCTGTCCAGGATTTTCCGGACCGCCTCTCCAAGGTTTTTCAACAGGTGCCAGCGATCCGTTACCTGGATGGCCTGCGGTGCACCTTTCGTTGAACCACGTTGATAATTGCCATACCTGTCCCTTGAAATGACCTGTATCTTATGCCGCTCTTTCAGCCAACCGGAAAGGGTCTTCTCTTCCCTGTCGCCGAGCAGGCCAATCGGTCTGTTTGCTGCTAAATCTACGAGTATACTGCCGTAACGCTCCCGTTTTCGGATAGCCCAGTCATCTACGCCTAAAGCTACCACTTCATTGCTTTTGGGAAGTTCTGTCCGGTCTATTATACGTAATAAGGTTGTATCACTTACCGGTATAGAAAATTCACCACATATTCTTTCGCCGGATTTTCCACCGGCTTCAATTGCTATGTTCAGTAGTCTGTCCTGTAATCTCTCCGTTTTCCGCTGATATGACCGGAAATGGTTATCGAACCTTTCGGTAAATACCTTTAATGGACATTCATCGGTGAGGCAATAAAACTTACGGGCCCTGAGTAATATTCTCGAGGATTTTCCGAACGAAGGTAGATCATTAAACTTTCTGGTGTAATAGCTGTGTATCCTTGAAGATACTAAACAGCAATTTGGACAGGCACTTCCTTTTTGGGTGCTCTGCACATAAATATTAAGCCTATCGATCTGGTCATCTACAGAAATGACCCGGAACCTGTCACCGGAATTGAAGATTATTTTGGTGGCATTCATTGGTAATATAACGAATCCAACGCTTGATCTCATAGCTTTACCACCAAAAGTGGGGAAGAACCCCAATATGCACCAGTGATTCCGGGGCAAAGTACACCAGTTTATAAG
This Olivibacter sp. SDN3 DNA region includes the following protein-coding sequences:
- a CDS encoding ISL3 family transposase, whose protein sequence is MRSSVGFVILPMNATKIIFNSGDRFRVISVDDQIDRLNIYVQSTQKGSACPNCCLVSSRIHSYYTRKFNDLPSFGKSSRILLRARKFYCLTDECPLKVFTERFDNHFRSYQRKTERLQDRLLNIAIEAGGKSGERICGEFSIPVSDTTLLRIIDRTELPKSNEVVALGVDDWAIRKRERYGSILVDLAANRPIGLLGDREEKTLSGWLKERHKIQVISRDRYGNYQRGSTKGAPQAIQVTDRWHLLKNLGEAVRKILDREHAAMKRVRDSQSEISHASPRILKSMASPRQQEKFREVKRLLQQDIPIREIARRFKMSRITVRKYKHCEELPRKTYISPTGLEEHLGYIKKRKAENPAIQLRQLHTELKGRGYQGAYSTLSDGLARHSLAMGKKKGIKTVLPSDLSLWRPSRSAMLFFNDPKKLSGDESNILNQLCTASAVLKQSLFFIRQFRQMMFKDQSSSGLQDWIQSVSDSSIPELCGFAKGLRQDFAAIKNAFDLPWSNGPVEGNVNKLKTLKRQMYGRCSLRLLEKRLILAPS